The genome window ATCCATGGTCACAGGAGCTATAGGGATGTGTGCAGAGATATTGCATATTAATATTGAACTATATTGGTGGGACACATACAGTAGAGAAACCaatttgtggggggggggggggggggggtgcactcaCTGTAGTCAACAAACTCATGCATCTTCTCCCAGACTTTGAACTTGAGAGATCCCACATGTTTGGCCACGTCAATCAGTGCTCCTGACACTACCTGAGTATCTTCAGTATCTGGGAATGTGCAATTGGCTCTATGggaaaaaaaaaggaaaacaaaATGGATGTGTCAGTGGAATGGAAAGAATTATAATAATTTagaaactttaaaaaaaagtgatttACCTGTTAAGTATGGCCTTGTAGTTCTATGAAAAAAAGAACGAGGACAAACGTCACTTAATATCAGGCGACTGTGAGAGAAACAGTTTCACAGCAATGGGATTTTTAACATTTTGACAGACCCCTTACCTGCAGGAATGTGATATTGTCAACTTCCATTTCCTTATCTATAACTACTATCGTCTCTGAAAGGGTTGTGATCTCTCTGGTCAATGCCTCAGCTTTTTCTTGCATCACTTCAGATTTCTGCCGTTCTTCCTCTCTCAGGGTAGCTATCCTGGCCGTCTCTTCCTCGTCTAGGAACTGGTGGAGTTTCTGAAACTCCCTGCTGATCTGCTCCTCTGCAAATTGGGCCTGGCCCTACAATAAGAACATTCAACTCAACATTCAACATTGCCCAAACGGCTCACTCAAATATTTATGTTACTTAAAATGCATTATAATAGCTACCTTTATGTGCTCCACCCAGCTTTGATGACACATCTTGGCTGTGTTCTTGTTTTCTAGTTTGTTCTTCAAAGTGGAAACCACAGCCTGGATTTCACTCTAGATTGGAAGTGATTGTCGTCAAACATCTGATTTTGTTACCGACGCTGTAAAAATGTGTGTTGATTCAGCTTCAAAAACCAAGGCAACCAGATGCAATACCATTTTTTGTTTGCGCAACATTCTGGCGTATTAACTCAACCAACATTCACAAATTTGCTTGAATTTTTTAGGTTGATTGAAAATACAATTCAACATGCCCAAATGTAACTAAAAATCGTATTGCAGCTGGTTGGTTGCCTTGGGTTTTTGTATTAAATAATCTGAAGCCCTCTAATCTCTTTTTTTTGTGCTAAATAAGAGTGGGATAAAAAATTGGAAAGATGTCATGGATTGAACCCTGCAGGGTACAGTATATGTGCATGGAGCCGGGACGTTACACATTTGCCAGTAGCTggaaggtcgctggttcgaatacccGAGCCGACGAGGTGAGgaaaaaatctgtcgatgtgtccTTGAGCGAGGGACTTTAATcgccgtactactatggctgatcccgtaaaaaaaacatttcactgcacctatccggtgtataATTTAAACTcaataaaaatataaaagcaacaataaacgattttactgagttacagttcatataaagaaatcagtcaattgaaataaatacattaggcctacccacttgggagccacGCCCAGCTAATCAGAAggagttttccccacaaaagtgttttattacagacagatatACTCCTCACAGGACAAGAGCAACGGAAATGGTGCTGTCAAAGAGAGTAGATAGTGGTTTTCATCCTCTCTGGTGCTCTGCTCTCATCAATGTCAAAAAAATAAAGTGCGTGTGTGCAGTGTCTTTTGCCATCGCCTTCCACAAGCAAACATGAACTTGTAAATTCACGCAACGAGCTTTTTCAAATTCAGCTACGTTTATTTTTTTGAAGTCCACTCAATTTACACAATTATGCTGAGTAAGCAACTGGTTTGGTCACAGAGAGGTACATTGCCAGTTAAATCCAAGCAAAGTAAACAAAAAGTTTACAAAATGGTCTCACCTTCAAATCCGGCACAGCCTCCTCAACGGGATAACAGTCATGACCTTTATGTTTTTTTGATGTGTAGCAGACAACACAGATGAGCTGTTTATCGTCGAAACAGAAGATTTTAAGTTTCTCCCCATGCAGCTGGCAATTATCAGATCTGATGTTTTCACCCCCGTTCTGTAAGGAATCACAGAGACTCTTTAAGGCGAGGCTTAAACTCTGCTCCTCAGATGAACACTCTTTTTTGCATACGGGACACAGCGTATTCTCCATTTCCTTCCAGTATTTCTGCAGACACTCCTCACAGAAGCTGTGGCTGCATTTGAGGACCGCCGGGTTCCTGAAGATGTCACCGCAAACGGGACAAGAGAGGTGCTCCTCCAAGAGAGACAAACTGGCAGCCATTCTTTTTCACACACAGGGATCGTTTGTGCTATTCTTTCCTCATTGGTTGAAATGGACCTCACCCACAAGTTACCAAGAAACAAAACAGAAACTAAACTCACTCTGCCTCGGTGCAGAAACTCAGGCTTGGACGTATGTACAGTATAGTACCTACCGACAATAATGTCAACGGTTTATTATTATAGCTATATGGTAAACAATTATCATAGGCAAAATATTGTACGAACTACTATGTTTTTTTGTCCATTTCCGTTTTCGGAATATTTAGTTAAAAGCCTGGAATAAAGAAAATGGGCTACCTATAATTTAATTACATTGTACATATATTTAGCTTCTATGTGGTAAATGGTACGTGTGCATATAGATTGTGCATAGGCTTGTCTCACACATAAAACTTCTCTTTGTGCCAGACTGAGTTCAAATGCCTTCtttttctttttgttctgtatttatttatctgtataTGTTAAGTAtgtatgtacatgtgtgtgtgtatatatacagtgtgtatttatgtatatatttttttaaatgtttggatAACCTCATTTACTATTATGTATTGATTTTTCAACTTACATTATTCACTCTTTATGCAATGCGTAATGCAGAGAACAGCAGAAGAAGAAATATCATTGAATTACCacagtgaattattgtaatgtttgtttatgtgccaattaatcccataagggatgAGTTGCCAAATGGCGATTTGACGCAAAAATCAAATGTTACTCATTAATTCATACTAGAGtgacacaaaacaacaaaaacgaaCATTTTGTGAGGACTTTTACCTATGTGAGCACACCTCTTTGCCACTGGATGTCAGTAAGTACCCAGACATGGCAAAAAGCAATGGTTGTTAATGGTGAAGACATGGAAATTATGAAGGTATTGCTTAAAACGtgtgtaaaaaataaagacatgGTCACCCCCATGACACTGTTGTAATCCAGTATGTAACATTTTACCTTTAAAATCTGGTGGAAAAAGTCACAGTGAATCCCATTCAGGGTCAACCTGTCCCAAGGTATGCTTTAATCTTTTAAGCAAGCAGTTCCAAGAGCTTCTACTAAATGTCATTATctgccatctctctttctttaagATGGAGTGGCAGGCAGGCAATGCGATGGACCCAGGCTTAGTGATTCATTATTTATCTCACACTGTCCAATGTTCTCCCTCCCAGGTAGCTGGGAGCCTTATTGGGGCTGAGGATGGCTGTCAATCCCCCTAGggtcaatttttttattttacctttatttaattaggcaagtcagttaagaacaaattcttattttcaatgacggcctaggaacagtgggttaactgccagttcaggggcagaacgacagatttgtaccttgtcagcttgagggtttgaacttgcaaccttccggttactagtcaaaATCAAATcgaaatcaaatttatttgtcacatacacatggttagcagatgttaatgcgagtgtagctagtgatatatttacatcattcccatcaattcccattattaaagtggctggagttgagtcagtgtgttggcagcggccactcaatgttagtggtggctgttcaacagtctgatggccttgagatagaagctgtttttcagtctctcggtcccagctttgatgcacctgtactgacctcgccttctggatgatagcagggtgaacaggcagtggctcgggtggttgatgtccttgatgatctttatggccttcctgtaacatcgggtggtgtaggtgtcctggagggcaggtagtttgtccccggtgatgcgttgtgcagacctcactaccctctggagagccttacagttgagggcgcatgccctaaccactaggctaccctgccgcccctaagcTAATGAGCTTAGGCAGTTTGACATAGTGTTCTCTCTTACTGTTATCCCTGGGACTAGTCTCAGTGACAGATGCCTTCTGGAGAGCATCAAGACCACTCCACCAGTCTTACACCACTCCCAGGGTGTAACGGAGCTGACAGAACAGAGTGCTAGTGTGTTGTGCACTTCCCCAGGGGTCCTGGGAACTGGAGAGGGTGCTAGAGCCCAGTGCCTGTCCCAGAATAAGCTCTTCCTCTTGAGCTGACAGCACAGTGTCAGTGTGCTGTGCCTAGTGCTGTAATCAAGTTGCTAAAGTGGAGTACTACAACACTGGCACTCCCCAGAAGGTCCTGAGAGAGGACCGGGTGCTAGTGCTCAGTGCCAGTCCCAAAATGCCCCtaattgtcaggacccggttacgaacccgggtcttcagagtgagaaacagtcacttaaccaactgagccacgaatagttggcagaacccagaagaagaggcagacacagcagtacttaagacggtgtatttaatgaagtaaaaagtgaagttcttcaggaaaacatgtaactccacaacctcaaaaggaattccacaagaacaaaggtaatcctccaagacaaaaaggtaaatccacaaggtggaaggtatagcacaaaaagcctcaaaaaatactcaaaaacaaacaaacaagaacaaaaaacagaattccacaagagagtccactgggatcaacaagagttcagagtactagggctgggtgctaacatacaaacacagagcaaaggactgaggaaaacaaagggtttaaatacaatcaggggaaacgaggcacaggtgcaaataataatggggatcaagggaaaacaaaaggtcaaaaggcacaatgggggcatctagtgaccaaaaaccggaacaaccctggccaaatcctgacactaatCATCTTTGTTCAATGTCACAATGCCACTGTGCTGTAGAGCTCCTTCCTGCTGCACAGACTCTGGAGAGACAGAAGGTATTGATGCCAATGGCTCCGAGACCATATTCAATATTGTTATCAATAAATTACAACGGTGTCCTTGCAGCCTCATATCAACCGATTTGCAAAAAGATGACAATTAGTCAATAGGcaatttctctcctgttctacccAGTTACGGTGGACGGTAACTAGTTAGCAGATGGACATTTGACTGCATACATAATGAATAATATTTTGTCCATATATATATC of Oncorhynchus gorbuscha isolate QuinsamMale2020 ecotype Even-year linkage group LG15, OgorEven_v1.0, whole genome shotgun sequence contains these proteins:
- the LOC123997528 gene encoding nuclear factor 7, brain-like is translated as MAASLSLLEEHLSCPVCGDIFRNPAVLKCSHSFCEECLQKYWKEMENTLCPVCKKECSSEEQSLSLALKSLCDSLQNGGENIRSDNCQLHGEKLKIFCFDDKQLICVVCYTSKKHKGHDCYPVEEAVPDLKSEIQAVVSTLKNKLENKNTAKMCHQSWVEHIKGQAQFAEEQISREFQKLHQFLDEEETARIATLREEERQKSEVMQEKAEALTREITTLSETIVVIDKEMEVDNITFLQNYKAILNRANCTFPDTEDTQVVSGALIDVAKHVGSLKFKVWEKMHEFVDYTPVTMDPNTMSTKFTLSDDLTTMTYCDERQSLPDNPERFLNVGVLGSEGYSEGIHYWDVEVGDNDNWILGVAKESIPRKKQVKMEPQSGLWIIKHISGKYKACIKSHVQIKVDENPQVIRVRLDCDKGEVTFCDITKNTTLYTFKDQFTEKVFPYFNSGSKICPLRLFVAGKAKTS